One segment of Dolichospermum sp. DET69 DNA contains the following:
- a CDS encoding glycosyltransferase family 39 protein, with the protein MFLKSPLIIAILQLIRLFWQLPYCKLLVWLLPLLLFTSGETSLMAHDETLYALRARQMFETGDWVSPWGNPHHKTPGFYWLIAIFYQLFGVSDTTARIPTMIAGILSIFVIYQVGKILLSRELAFLGMMILSVEFLWVQYSRISTPDLPTILLVFIGILSLLKSDIDIQNRHFYGFITGLSFGLGFLMRSLMILLPMLALLPYLIIDHRRHRHLTNPMLYLGFLVGLIPTLIWLYFSWLRYGSDSIRALLGFVIELGSHEQHNNGILFYVWNLALKSFPWLFFSLLGLVLVIRRSLSKYPLILIGFPMILFIEISIFSTRFSHYSLGIYPFIAFLAAVALDWLGKIYQKRFADQFSSNQMVYLPRNISYAWGILGIILVGVGTGILVWGEVDIHKYAILLIYSGFSSLIVPLIWIGNFHYHCKFLTSHYWLGGLLISCWLSIATAGNLGLLGDFNPKFRIFYEQESINKILHQNPINFVKGKGFNDKESLLIYFYTPHYGKTVDAISQLPILSYAWIYQQSSVGSATHYRVIGSFKDYQLIQIFENSRD; encoded by the coding sequence ATGTTTTTAAAATCACCTCTAATTATCGCTATTTTACAATTAATTCGGCTATTTTGGCAATTACCATATTGCAAATTGTTAGTTTGGCTACTCCCTTTATTACTATTTACTTCTGGGGAAACCAGTCTCATGGCTCATGATGAAACACTTTATGCTTTGAGAGCCAGACAAATGTTTGAAACTGGGGACTGGGTATCTCCTTGGGGTAATCCTCATCATAAAACACCTGGTTTTTATTGGTTGATTGCTATTTTTTATCAGCTATTTGGCGTGAGTGATACAACTGCGCGAATCCCAACAATGATTGCTGGGATTTTGAGTATATTTGTTATTTATCAAGTTGGGAAAATTCTCTTATCTCGAGAATTAGCATTTCTGGGAATGATGATTTTAAGCGTAGAATTCCTGTGGGTACAATATTCTCGGATATCTACACCAGATTTACCAACTATATTATTAGTATTTATAGGAATTTTATCACTATTAAAATCTGACATAGATATTCAAAACCGACATTTTTATGGTTTTATTACCGGGTTAAGTTTTGGCTTAGGCTTTTTGATGAGAAGCTTAATGATTCTTTTGCCAATGTTGGCATTATTACCTTATTTAATTATAGATCATCGCCGTCATCGTCATTTAACTAACCCCATGTTGTATTTAGGGTTTTTAGTGGGTTTAATTCCTACCTTAATTTGGCTTTATTTTAGTTGGTTGCGTTATGGTAGCGATAGTATTAGGGCTTTATTAGGATTTGTCATAGAATTAGGTAGTCATGAACAACATAATAATGGCATTTTATTTTATGTGTGGAATCTAGCTTTAAAATCTTTTCCTTGGCTATTTTTTAGTTTATTAGGTTTAGTCTTAGTAATTCGGCGTTCACTTTCTAAATATCCATTAATATTAATCGGATTTCCCATGATCTTATTTATTGAAATTAGTATATTTTCAACTCGTTTCTCTCATTATAGTCTTGGCATTTATCCATTTATTGCTTTTCTAGCTGCGGTGGCTTTAGATTGGTTAGGAAAAATCTATCAAAAAAGATTTGCTGATCAATTTTCATCTAATCAGATGGTTTATTTACCGAGAAATATTAGCTATGCTTGGGGAATATTAGGAATAATTTTAGTCGGAGTAGGAACAGGTATTTTAGTTTGGGGTGAGGTGGATATTCACAAATATGCAATTTTGTTGATATATTCTGGTTTTAGTAGCTTGATTGTGCCATTAATCTGGATAGGTAATTTTCATTATCACTGCAAGTTTCTGACTTCTCATTATTGGCTAGGTGGGTTATTAATTAGCTGTTGGCTATCTATAGCTACAGCGGGTAATTTAGGTTTGTTAGGTGATTTTAACCCAAAATTTAGAATATTTTACGAACAAGAATCAATTAATAAAATTTTGCATCAAAATCCTATTAACTTTGTCAAAGGAAAAGGATTTAATGATAAAGAATCGCTATTAATTTATTTTTATACACCCCATTATGGAAAAACTGTAGATGCAATTTCTCAGTTACCTATTTTGAGTTATGCTTGGATTTATCAACAAAGTTCAGTCGGTTCAGCAACACATTATCGGGTTATTGGTAGTTTTAAAGATTATCAATTAATTCAGATTTTTGAAAATAGCCGTGATTAG
- a CDS encoding class I SAM-dependent methyltransferase: MLLQPNQRIKLDDSDDQLFYSYPRFVTHVDEGFIQQLTDLYSQRLQANIRIIDLMSSWVSHLPKDIDFAHVEGHGLNAEELARNPQLNHYFVQNINTNPQLPFPDQDFDAVINCVSVQYIQYPEAVFSEIHRILKPGGIAIISFSNRMFFQKAIQAWRDGSETFRVELVKGYFTSVPGFTTPEVICSTSTTPSFLQWLGVAGGDPLYAVIAQRLL, from the coding sequence ATGCTACTGCAACCAAATCAACGCATTAAGTTAGATGACTCGGATGATCAGTTATTCTATAGTTACCCTCGCTTTGTCACTCATGTAGATGAGGGTTTTATTCAACAATTAACTGATTTATATAGTCAGCGATTGCAAGCAAATATACGTATTATTGATCTAATGAGTAGCTGGGTATCGCATCTACCCAAAGATATAGATTTTGCTCATGTAGAAGGACATGGACTCAATGCCGAGGAACTAGCCCGAAATCCGCAGTTAAATCATTACTTTGTCCAAAATATCAACACAAATCCCCAGTTACCTTTCCCAGATCAAGACTTTGATGCTGTTATTAACTGTGTTTCTGTACAATATATCCAATATCCAGAGGCTGTATTTTCAGAAATACACCGCATTCTTAAACCTGGTGGGATAGCAATTATTAGTTTTTCTAACCGGATGTTTTTTCAAAAGGCTATTCAAGCCTGGCGAGACGGTTCAGAAACTTTTAGAGTAGAATTGGTCAAGGGATACTTTACCTCAGTCCCAGGATTTACAACCCCAGAAGTGATTTGCTCAACGTCAACAACACCAAGTTTCTTACAGTGGTTGGGAGTAGCAGGAGGAGATCCTTTGTATGCGGTGATAGCTCAACGTCTTCTGTAG